The Anopheles coluzzii chromosome 2, AcolN3, whole genome shotgun sequence genome window below encodes:
- the LOC120960996 gene encoding AF4/FMR2 family member lilli isoform X8 encodes MDIGMDRSGTDAGMATIGSLFQHIVNEMKNSSPLWEDFIAKATKLHACLRAAIQALAAYLDAFQKIADAATNSRGATKEIGTALTRVCLRHKAVESRMKTFTTAIMDCLVVPLQEKLEDWKKQVTVIDKDHAKEYKRCRAELKKRSSDTLRLQKKAKKGAADNLHVLVESSMQDVTMRRCELEEVERKSLRAIMVEERTRYCTFVNMLQPVVHEECEVMSELGHLQEAMQLIAIVTKDPAQLPQASEELILESKANISLYPDSPGGSNSQGGCSNSLGSRKSSVCSISSINSSSSGSPGHHQFQRSLSQYSPAIRLKPGESSDSGFCSSPALTSQASTLASQSHAVSTWPPHTQDATSTVDRPHTISSAYEKGHQRPALTVYTFQSPETIAETQKSPANVACRPPLPVRCSSLERPLSTTSVKNANPNVPRQCPSPIPAHITKVLEKTSLFEQQINNNQLHQPTVPPPQQQQLSVPTSPATLSTRHNDPNALYGRRTNEEIYKSAGQLLLDRDADCIDKQTIEELNNLIGELDLFQREHENALLLQQQQQQQQQQHHPHHPPQKHARHRYSNGGSGSGDPASESDTILANGVNNNHGGGMLASGHRNGSLHDAEDGLQLLEQPTTALGGGGRLPSSISSSNSNLDEYLSNHQAADETNGSMTNLAAKYSNHNAQSADTTDYASTGGHYHRTSAYGQQQHQHQNHSIGLGLGSSAGGSTQGLDGIATGFENPSFMMENYYSQNRSEVVVLRCKDTSRNSLNNAPDDLLTGSGLMQLNGTPVDNSHQQQQQRLSSFRVTTSRPASPASMSSFFGISSRSPTPSLSLPVTANSSPQHHHHHGHNNHHHQTATAEANDPAVAPNSSNHAPSSAGPAPPYDDRINRNKPAITPRPASLSGPTRVTRRASVNTVKPPPPVRRSSSVTPSPSVGTNSTNTTNTTNLAQQSLAYTSSESLPPPPAYLLDSAAGSSPSISGNVAGTVKALNEIRHTPASPGVLRRAQQQSNPPSNQGSPTQYTNQYGTLPANRQHGHDHIASTTSSLPPTAPTAAAVTAPQSHYPPSQHHHHHHPSTPNSFHATDSNKPLSNRSPKTNLHQQGGIYAQPKQLSTMSSFRTSSPGPQKPNSSFLAQLNAKIAPNKTPQSQSPVPYQQSQQQQQQQANNYGYTTAQSGNELIYQRSTPVDPRAYNNNQQHLQQQQQQQQQQQYYQQHQQQQQPPPHPPREGKHSIYSTSNQPTSQQHYQQQQQLHQQQQQYYQTQYQSQQQQPHQPLQYQQQPQSSPYYYQQQQQQQSQQAPHKQHQPQPQYGHVLPPAGATSSSGNSSSSAGGYPTQNIYVSTNPFVSSVQTSSGSGSGMPVGSYSPSSFGKGTRHHHDDGASGGGASGSSTPSRTNHHSRNSSANNNGAAGGSSGSASGPTHNVLAKTSAGFLENLNARLAEQRLSGKAFAVRNLINSKALPDPRICHESLMDQIKRGATLKRNRTINDRSAPKIH; translated from the exons GAGCCACCAAAGAAATTGGAACGGCACTAACGCGCGTCTGCCTGCGGCACAAGGCGGTCGAGAGCCGCATGAAAACGTTCACCACCGCGATCATGGACTGTCTGGTGGTGCCTCTGCAGGAAAAGCTGGAAGACTGGAAGAAGCAGGTGACGGTGATCGATAAAGACCATGCCAAAGAATACAAGCGGTGCCGGGCGGAGCTGAAGAAGCGCTCGAGCGACACGCTGCGGCTGCAGAAGAAGGCCAAGAAGGGTGCCGCCGACAATCTGCACGTGCTGGTCGAATCCTCCATGCAGGACGTGACGATGCGCCGCTGCGAGCTGGAGGAGGTCGAGCGAAAGTCGCTGCGGGCGATCATGGTCGAGGAGCGGACGCGGTACTGCACCTTCGTCAACATGCTGCAGCCGGTGGTGCACGAGGAGTGCGAGGTGATGTCCGAGCTCGGTCACTTGCAG GAAGCCATGCAGCTGATAGCGATCGTCACGAAGGATCCCGCCCAACTGCCGCAAGCATCGGAGGAGCTGATTCTCGAGTCGAAGGCAAACATTAGCCTCTATCCCGACTCGCCCGGTGGCTCCAACTCGCAGGGCGGCTGCTCGAACTCGCTCGGCTCGCGCAAGAGCTCCGTCTGCTCGATCAGCTCGatcaacagtagcagcagtggaTCGCCGGGCCATCACCAGTTCCAGCGATCGTTATCACAG TACTCTCCGGCGATACGTTTGAAACCAGGCGAATCGAGCGATAGCGGCTTTTGCTCTTCACCAGCTTTAACTTCACAG GCCTCCACCTTAGCTAGTCAATCACATGCGGTATCAACGTGGCCACCGCACACACAGGATGCAACGTCAACCGTCGACCGTCCGCACACGATTTCGTCCGCCTACGAGAAGGGCCACCAGCGTCCCGCCCTCACGGTGTACACCTTCCAGAGCCCGGAAACGATCGCCGAAACGCAAAAGTCGCCGGCAAACGTTGCCTGCCGACCGCCGCTACCAGTG CGCTGCTCCTCCCTCGAGAGACCACTCTCAACGACTTCCGTGAAGAATGCCAATCCCAACGTGCCGCGTCAGTGTCCGTCTCCGATTCCAGCGCACATTACCAAAG TTCTAGAGAAAACGTCGCTGTTCGAGCAGCAGATCAACAACAACCAGCTGCACCAGCCGACGGTAccgccgccgcagcagcagcagctcagcGTGCCGACGTCGCCCGCCACCCTTTCGACGCGCCACAACGACCCGAACGCACTGTACGGACGACGGACGAACGAAGAAATCTACAAATCCGCCggtcagctgctgctggatcgCGATGCAG ACTGCATCGACAAGCAAACGATCGAAGAACTAAACAATCTGATTGGTGAATTAGATCTCTTTCAAAGAGAGCACGAAAATGCTCTGCtacttcagcagcagcagcagcagcaacagcagcagcaccatccaCACCATCCGCCACAGAAGCACGCCCGCCATCGATACTCAAACGGTGGATCGGGCTCGGGCGATCCTGCATCCGAGTCCGACACGATCCTTGCGAACGGTGTGAATAACAATCACGGTGGTGGTATGCTAGCGTCCGGCCACCGCAATGGTAGCCTGCACGATGCCGAGGACGGTCTGCAGCTGCTGGAACAGCCAACCACTGCCCTCGGTGGCGGTGGTCGGCTACCGTCGTCGATCTCctccagcaacagcaatctGGACGAGTACCTGAGCAACCACCAGGCGGCCGACGAGACAAACGGTTCGATGACGAACCTGGCGGCCAAGTACAGCAACCACAATGCGCAGTCCGCTGACACGACCGATTATGCCAGCACGGGCGGCCACTACCATCGCACATCAGCgtacgggcagcagcagcatcaacaccAAAACCACTCGATCGGGCTCGGGCTCGGCTCGTCCGCCGGTGGCTCCACGCAGGGGCTCGATGGCATCGCGACCGGGTTCGAGAACCCCTCGTTCATGATGGAAAACTACTACAGCCAGAACCGTAGCGAGGTGGTCGTGTTGCGCTGCAAGGACACGAGCCGCAACAGTCTCAACAATGCGCCGGACGATCTGCTGACCGGGAGCGGACTGATGCAGCTGAACGGTACGCCGGTCGACAAttcgcaccagcagcagcagcaacggttAAGCTCGTTCCGCGTGACCACCTCGCGGCCAGCATCGCCCGCCTCGATGTCATCGTTCTTTGGCATTAGTTCCCGGTCGCCAACGCCGTCCCTGTCGCTGCCCGTGACGGCAAACTCGTCGccacagcatcatcatcatcatggccacaacaaccaccaccatcagacGGCGACGGCCGAAGCGAATGACCCGGCGGTGGCGCCCAATTCGTCCAATCACGCACCATCGAGCGCTGGTCCGGCACCACCGTACGACGATCGTATCAATCGCAATAAACCCGCCATCACCCCGAGACCTGCATCGTTatctg GACCGACCCGTGTCACCCGACGTGCGTCCGTTAATACGGTGAAGCCGCCACCGCCGGTCCGGCGCAGCTCAAGCGTAACGCCTAGTCCTAGCGTAGGAACT aattccaccaacaccaccaacaccacaaATCTTGCCCAGCAAAGCCTAGCTTACACCTCATCAGAAagtttaccaccaccacccgcttATCTGTTAGATTCGGCCGCCGGAAGTTCACCTAGTA TTTCAGGAAATGTGGCGGGCACGGTGAAGGCACTGAATGAAATCAGGCACACCCCGGCCAGTCCGGGCGTGTTGCGAAGGGCTCAGCAGCAGAGTAACCCTCCATCCAATCAAGGATCTCCTACG CAATACACCAACCAGTACGGTACACTGCCCGCCAACAGGCAGCATGGTCATGATCATATTGCAAGCACGACATCATCATTACCCCCGACTGCTCCTACAGCTGCTGCAGTGACTGCGCCCCAATCACACTATCCCCCATCtcaacaccatcatcaccaccaccccagTACACCAAACTCATTCCATGCCACTGATAGTAACAAGCCG CTATCGAACCGATCTCCGAAAACGAATCTCCACCAACAGGGAGGAATATACGCACAACCGAAACAGCTATCGACCATGTCCAGCTTCCGCACCTCAAGTCCTG GTCCCCAGAAGCCAAACAGTAGCTTCCTCGCACAGCTAAACGCCAAGATAGCACCGAACAAAACGCCACAATCGCAGTCACCTGTGCCCTACCAACagtcacagcagcagcagcagcagcaggcaaacAACTACGGTTACACGACGGCACAGTCCGGCAACGAGCTGATCTACCAACGGTCCACTCCGGTCGATCCGCGAGCGTACAACAATAATCAGCAACAccttcaacagcagcagcagcagcagcaacaacaacagtactaccaacagcatcaacagcagcagcagcccccgCCACATCCACCACGCGAGGGTAAACATTCAATCTATTCCACCTCTAATCAGCCCACTTCACAGCAGCactaccagcagcaacagcagctgcatcaacagcaacagcaatacTATCAAACGCAGTATCaatcgcagcagcaacaaccacatcAGCCGCTGCAGtaccagcagcaaccgcaaTCCTCGCCATACTATtaccaacaacagcagcagcagcaatcgcaaCAGGCGCCTCACAAGCAACACCAACCGCAGCCACAGTACGGTCATGTTCTACCACCCGCCGGGGCTACTAGCAGTAGTGgcaatagtagtagtagtgccgGTGGCTATCCAACGCAAAACATTTACGTCTCGACGAACCCGTTCGTCAGTTCCGTCCAAACGTCGTCCGGTAGTGGTAGTGGCATGCCAGTTGGTAGCTACTCACCTTCGTCCTTTGGCAAAGGCACACGTCATCACCACGACGACGGGGCCAGTGGGGGCGGCGCTAGTGGCAGTAGTACCCCGAGTCGGACAA ATCATCACAGCCGCAACAGTTCGGCAAACAATAACGGTGCCGCTGGCGGTAGTAGTGGCTCAGCATCCGGTCCAACGCACAATGTGCTCGCCAAAACTAGTGCCGGTTTTCTGGAAAATCTAAATGCCCGACTTGCGGAACAGCGACTATCGGGCAAAGCATTTGCCGTGCGGAATCTGATCAACAGTAAAGCCCTG CCGGACCCACGGATATGCCACGAGTCGCTTATGGATCAGATAAAACGTGGCGCTACGCTGAAACGCAACCGTACGATCAACGATCGTAGTGCACCAAAAATCCATTAG
- the LOC120960996 gene encoding AF4/FMR2 family member lilli isoform X6, with translation MDIGMDRSGTDAGMATIGSLFQHIVNEMKNSSPLWEDFIAKATKLHACLRAAIQALAAYLDAFQKIADAATNSRGATKEIGTALTRVCLRHKAVESRMKTFTTAIMDCLVVPLQEKLEDWKKQVTVIDKDHAKEYKRCRAELKKRSSDTLRLQKKAKKGAADNLHVLVESSMQDVTMRRCELEEVERKSLRAIMVEERTRYCTFVNMLQPVVHEECEVMSELGHLQEAMQLIAIVTKDPAQLPQASEELILESKANISLYPDSPGGSNSQGGCSNSLGSRKSSVCSISSINSSSSGSPGHHQFQRSLSQYSPAIRLKPGESSDSGFCSSPALTSQASTLASQSHAVSTWPPHTQDATSTVDRPHTISSAYEKGHQRPALTVYTFQSPETIAETQKSPANVACRPPLPVRCSSLERPLSTTSVKNANPNVPRQCPSPIPAHITKEHPQLQPTYVNMTELASMAASKTTNNSNNVNNNNNNNNHHTSTSGNNGGASANNVQQAASLQSHSQIPYQQQQQQQQQLHSPVLSSASSLISPDSNATNAISSPDVSACSTQTPQNTPQTGSPGTPNYSSIGCAGGGTINLGFRSTTPSSAGGGTAAVTPSEILEKTSLFEQQINNNQLHQPTVPPPQQQQLSVPTSPATLSTRHNDPNALYGRRTNEEIYKSAGQLLLDRDADCIDKQTIEELNNLIGELDLFQREHENALLLQQQQQQQQQQHHPHHPPQKHARHRYSNGGSGSGDPASESDTILANGVNNNHGGGMLASGHRNGSLHDAEDGLQLLEQPTTALGGGGRLPSSISSSNSNLDEYLSNHQAADETNGSMTNLAAKYSNHNAQSADTTDYASTGGHYHRTSAYGQQQHQHQNHSIGLGLGSSAGGSTQGLDGIATGFENPSFMMENYYSQNRSEVVVLRCKDTSRNSLNNAPDDLLTGSGLMQLNGTPVDNSHQQQQQRLSSFRVTTSRPASPASMSSFFGISSRSPTPSLSLPVTANSSPQHHHHHGHNNHHHQTATAEANDPAVAPNSSNHAPSSAGPAPPYDDRINRNKPAITPRPASLSGPTRVTRRASVNTVKPPPPVRRSSSVTPSPSVGTNSTNTTNTTNLAQQSLAYTSSESLPPPPAYLLDSAAGSSPSISGNVAGTVKALNEIRHTPASPGVLRRAQQQSNPPSNQGSPTQYTNQYGTLPANRQHGHDHIASTTSSLPPTAPTAAAVTAPQSHYPPSQHHHHHHPSTPNSFHATDSNKPLSNRSPKTNLHQQGGIYAQPKQLSTMSSFRTSSPGPQKPNSSFLAQLNAKIAPNKTPQSQSPVPYQQSQQQQQQQANNYGYTTAQSGNELIYQRSTPVDPRAYNNNQQHLQQQQQQQQQQQYYQQHQQQQQPPPHPPREGKHSIYSTSNQPTSQQHYQQQQQLHQQQQQYYQTQYQSQQQQPHQPLQYQQQPQSSPYYYQQQQQQQSQQAPHKQHQPQPQYGHVLPPAGATSSSGNSSSSAGGYPTQNIYVSTNPFVSSVQTSSGSGSGMPVGSYSPSSFGKGTRHHHDDGASGGGASGSSTPSRTNHHSRNSSANNNGAAGGSSGSASGPTHNVLAKTSAGFLENLNARLAEQRLSGKAFAVRNLINSKALPDPRICHESLMDQIKRGATLKRNRTINDRSAPKIH, from the exons GAGCCACCAAAGAAATTGGAACGGCACTAACGCGCGTCTGCCTGCGGCACAAGGCGGTCGAGAGCCGCATGAAAACGTTCACCACCGCGATCATGGACTGTCTGGTGGTGCCTCTGCAGGAAAAGCTGGAAGACTGGAAGAAGCAGGTGACGGTGATCGATAAAGACCATGCCAAAGAATACAAGCGGTGCCGGGCGGAGCTGAAGAAGCGCTCGAGCGACACGCTGCGGCTGCAGAAGAAGGCCAAGAAGGGTGCCGCCGACAATCTGCACGTGCTGGTCGAATCCTCCATGCAGGACGTGACGATGCGCCGCTGCGAGCTGGAGGAGGTCGAGCGAAAGTCGCTGCGGGCGATCATGGTCGAGGAGCGGACGCGGTACTGCACCTTCGTCAACATGCTGCAGCCGGTGGTGCACGAGGAGTGCGAGGTGATGTCCGAGCTCGGTCACTTGCAG GAAGCCATGCAGCTGATAGCGATCGTCACGAAGGATCCCGCCCAACTGCCGCAAGCATCGGAGGAGCTGATTCTCGAGTCGAAGGCAAACATTAGCCTCTATCCCGACTCGCCCGGTGGCTCCAACTCGCAGGGCGGCTGCTCGAACTCGCTCGGCTCGCGCAAGAGCTCCGTCTGCTCGATCAGCTCGatcaacagtagcagcagtggaTCGCCGGGCCATCACCAGTTCCAGCGATCGTTATCACAG TACTCTCCGGCGATACGTTTGAAACCAGGCGAATCGAGCGATAGCGGCTTTTGCTCTTCACCAGCTTTAACTTCACAG GCCTCCACCTTAGCTAGTCAATCACATGCGGTATCAACGTGGCCACCGCACACACAGGATGCAACGTCAACCGTCGACCGTCCGCACACGATTTCGTCCGCCTACGAGAAGGGCCACCAGCGTCCCGCCCTCACGGTGTACACCTTCCAGAGCCCGGAAACGATCGCCGAAACGCAAAAGTCGCCGGCAAACGTTGCCTGCCGACCGCCGCTACCAGTG CGCTGCTCCTCCCTCGAGAGACCACTCTCAACGACTTCCGTGAAGAATGCCAATCCCAACGTGCCGCGTCAGTGTCCGTCTCCGATTCCAGCGCACATTACCAAAG AACACCCACAACTTCAGCCCACCTACGTCAATATGACGGAACTGGCTTCGATGGCTGCTTCTAAAACCactaacaacagcaacaatgttaacaacaacaacaacaacaacaaccatcacaCATCAACAAGCGGCAACAATGGAGGTGCCAGTGCGAATAACGTACAGCAAGCGGCCTCACTGCAGTCCCATTCCCAAATCCcataccagcagcagcagcaacagcaacagcaactgcACTCGCCCGTCCTCTCGTCCGCCTCCTCGCTAATCTCGCCCGATTCGAACGCGACGAACGCAATCAGCTCGCCGGACGTGTCCGCCTGCAGTACCCAGACGCCCCAGAACACGCCGCAGACCGGGTCGCCCGGTACGCCCAACTACAGCAGCATCGGCTGCGCCGGCGGCGGCACAATCAATCTCGGCTTCCGCAGCACGACACCGTCGTCGGCGGGCGGTGGCACCGCGGCCGTCACACCAAGCGAAA TTCTAGAGAAAACGTCGCTGTTCGAGCAGCAGATCAACAACAACCAGCTGCACCAGCCGACGGTAccgccgccgcagcagcagcagctcagcGTGCCGACGTCGCCCGCCACCCTTTCGACGCGCCACAACGACCCGAACGCACTGTACGGACGACGGACGAACGAAGAAATCTACAAATCCGCCggtcagctgctgctggatcgCGATGCAG ACTGCATCGACAAGCAAACGATCGAAGAACTAAACAATCTGATTGGTGAATTAGATCTCTTTCAAAGAGAGCACGAAAATGCTCTGCtacttcagcagcagcagcagcagcaacagcagcagcaccatccaCACCATCCGCCACAGAAGCACGCCCGCCATCGATACTCAAACGGTGGATCGGGCTCGGGCGATCCTGCATCCGAGTCCGACACGATCCTTGCGAACGGTGTGAATAACAATCACGGTGGTGGTATGCTAGCGTCCGGCCACCGCAATGGTAGCCTGCACGATGCCGAGGACGGTCTGCAGCTGCTGGAACAGCCAACCACTGCCCTCGGTGGCGGTGGTCGGCTACCGTCGTCGATCTCctccagcaacagcaatctGGACGAGTACCTGAGCAACCACCAGGCGGCCGACGAGACAAACGGTTCGATGACGAACCTGGCGGCCAAGTACAGCAACCACAATGCGCAGTCCGCTGACACGACCGATTATGCCAGCACGGGCGGCCACTACCATCGCACATCAGCgtacgggcagcagcagcatcaacaccAAAACCACTCGATCGGGCTCGGGCTCGGCTCGTCCGCCGGTGGCTCCACGCAGGGGCTCGATGGCATCGCGACCGGGTTCGAGAACCCCTCGTTCATGATGGAAAACTACTACAGCCAGAACCGTAGCGAGGTGGTCGTGTTGCGCTGCAAGGACACGAGCCGCAACAGTCTCAACAATGCGCCGGACGATCTGCTGACCGGGAGCGGACTGATGCAGCTGAACGGTACGCCGGTCGACAAttcgcaccagcagcagcagcaacggttAAGCTCGTTCCGCGTGACCACCTCGCGGCCAGCATCGCCCGCCTCGATGTCATCGTTCTTTGGCATTAGTTCCCGGTCGCCAACGCCGTCCCTGTCGCTGCCCGTGACGGCAAACTCGTCGccacagcatcatcatcatcatggccacaacaaccaccaccatcagacGGCGACGGCCGAAGCGAATGACCCGGCGGTGGCGCCCAATTCGTCCAATCACGCACCATCGAGCGCTGGTCCGGCACCACCGTACGACGATCGTATCAATCGCAATAAACCCGCCATCACCCCGAGACCTGCATCGTTatctg GACCGACCCGTGTCACCCGACGTGCGTCCGTTAATACGGTGAAGCCGCCACCGCCGGTCCGGCGCAGCTCAAGCGTAACGCCTAGTCCTAGCGTAGGAACT aattccaccaacaccaccaacaccacaaATCTTGCCCAGCAAAGCCTAGCTTACACCTCATCAGAAagtttaccaccaccacccgcttATCTGTTAGATTCGGCCGCCGGAAGTTCACCTAGTA TTTCAGGAAATGTGGCGGGCACGGTGAAGGCACTGAATGAAATCAGGCACACCCCGGCCAGTCCGGGCGTGTTGCGAAGGGCTCAGCAGCAGAGTAACCCTCCATCCAATCAAGGATCTCCTACG CAATACACCAACCAGTACGGTACACTGCCCGCCAACAGGCAGCATGGTCATGATCATATTGCAAGCACGACATCATCATTACCCCCGACTGCTCCTACAGCTGCTGCAGTGACTGCGCCCCAATCACACTATCCCCCATCtcaacaccatcatcaccaccaccccagTACACCAAACTCATTCCATGCCACTGATAGTAACAAGCCG CTATCGAACCGATCTCCGAAAACGAATCTCCACCAACAGGGAGGAATATACGCACAACCGAAACAGCTATCGACCATGTCCAGCTTCCGCACCTCAAGTCCTG GTCCCCAGAAGCCAAACAGTAGCTTCCTCGCACAGCTAAACGCCAAGATAGCACCGAACAAAACGCCACAATCGCAGTCACCTGTGCCCTACCAACagtcacagcagcagcagcagcagcaggcaaacAACTACGGTTACACGACGGCACAGTCCGGCAACGAGCTGATCTACCAACGGTCCACTCCGGTCGATCCGCGAGCGTACAACAATAATCAGCAACAccttcaacagcagcagcagcagcagcaacaacaacagtactaccaacagcatcaacagcagcagcagcccccgCCACATCCACCACGCGAGGGTAAACATTCAATCTATTCCACCTCTAATCAGCCCACTTCACAGCAGCactaccagcagcaacagcagctgcatcaacagcaacagcaatacTATCAAACGCAGTATCaatcgcagcagcaacaaccacatcAGCCGCTGCAGtaccagcagcaaccgcaaTCCTCGCCATACTATtaccaacaacagcagcagcagcaatcgcaaCAGGCGCCTCACAAGCAACACCAACCGCAGCCACAGTACGGTCATGTTCTACCACCCGCCGGGGCTACTAGCAGTAGTGgcaatagtagtagtagtgccgGTGGCTATCCAACGCAAAACATTTACGTCTCGACGAACCCGTTCGTCAGTTCCGTCCAAACGTCGTCCGGTAGTGGTAGTGGCATGCCAGTTGGTAGCTACTCACCTTCGTCCTTTGGCAAAGGCACACGTCATCACCACGACGACGGGGCCAGTGGGGGCGGCGCTAGTGGCAGTAGTACCCCGAGTCGGACAA ATCATCACAGCCGCAACAGTTCGGCAAACAATAACGGTGCCGCTGGCGGTAGTAGTGGCTCAGCATCCGGTCCAACGCACAATGTGCTCGCCAAAACTAGTGCCGGTTTTCTGGAAAATCTAAATGCCCGACTTGCGGAACAGCGACTATCGGGCAAAGCATTTGCCGTGCGGAATCTGATCAACAGTAAAGCCCTG CCGGACCCACGGATATGCCACGAGTCGCTTATGGATCAGATAAAACGTGGCGCTACGCTGAAACGCAACCGTACGATCAACGATCGTAGTGCACCAAAAATCCATTAG